A genome region from Caenimonas aquaedulcis includes the following:
- a CDS encoding thiamine pyrophosphate-binding protein: protein MTIPYLVGDLVAEFIAACGVKSAFGIISVHNIPMLDAVQRQGKVGFVMARNEMGAAHMADGYARANGGLGVVFSSTGPGAANAVGGIVEANFAGTPVLHITGQSPYMAIGRGQGGVHDVPDQLGMLKSVSKAAFRINSPKEALGVLTNAAVTALSGRPGPVSVEVPFDVQRTEIARPAVFDNFQLPLPPKRVPEGAELDRLVEHIAKARRPMLWLGAGAREASEGARRLVEMGFCAMNSNAAHGVVPDDHPRSFGALNGSLSSRPDPIVEGVLQKSDLILVAGSRLRTNETQDNKARLPKNLVQIDIDPAANGRTYPSELFVCADTAATLNLLADRLKGKLNVDKGFLDEVATAKVMANESFRKTLGPYATLPDKLRAVMPRDCMWVRDVTLSNGSWGNKVFQVYNPRDGMYPIGLGIGPGLPLGVGAAVAATAQGRKTVMMSGDGGFAVNLPELLTAAQEKVDMVILIMNDNGYGVIKHIQDGGYGGRRCYGDLLPPDFQKLAEAAHMPHLLAKSIDEVASQVARGLAMKGPVMVEVQMDSIGPFPNYISPPPVKM, encoded by the coding sequence ATGACGATCCCCTACCTCGTCGGCGACCTCGTTGCCGAATTCATCGCCGCCTGCGGCGTCAAGTCCGCCTTCGGCATCATCTCCGTGCACAACATCCCCATGCTCGACGCCGTCCAGCGCCAGGGCAAGGTGGGTTTCGTGATGGCGCGCAACGAGATGGGCGCGGCGCATATGGCCGACGGCTACGCGCGCGCCAACGGCGGCCTCGGCGTCGTGTTCAGCAGCACCGGCCCCGGCGCGGCGAATGCCGTCGGCGGCATCGTCGAAGCGAACTTCGCGGGCACGCCCGTCCTGCACATCACCGGCCAGAGCCCCTACATGGCCATCGGGCGCGGGCAGGGCGGCGTGCACGACGTGCCGGACCAACTGGGCATGCTCAAGTCCGTGTCCAAGGCGGCCTTCCGCATCAATTCGCCGAAGGAAGCGCTGGGCGTGCTGACGAATGCGGCCGTGACCGCGCTGTCGGGCCGGCCCGGTCCCGTCAGCGTCGAAGTGCCGTTCGACGTGCAGCGCACGGAAATCGCGCGGCCTGCCGTGTTCGACAACTTCCAGCTGCCGCTGCCGCCGAAGCGCGTGCCCGAAGGCGCGGAGCTCGACAGGCTGGTGGAGCACATCGCGAAGGCCAGGCGCCCGATGCTGTGGCTCGGCGCCGGTGCGCGTGAAGCCTCCGAAGGTGCGCGCCGCCTGGTGGAGATGGGCTTTTGCGCGATGAACAGCAACGCCGCGCACGGCGTGGTGCCCGACGACCACCCGCGCAGCTTCGGCGCGTTGAACGGCAGCCTGAGCAGCCGGCCCGACCCGATCGTCGAAGGCGTGCTGCAGAAGTCCGACCTGATCCTCGTGGCGGGTTCGCGCCTGCGCACCAACGAAACGCAGGACAACAAGGCCAGGCTGCCGAAGAACCTGGTGCAGATCGACATCGATCCGGCCGCCAACGGGCGCACCTATCCGAGCGAGCTCTTCGTGTGCGCCGACACGGCGGCGACGCTGAACCTGCTCGCCGACAGGCTCAAGGGCAAGCTGAACGTCGACAAGGGCTTCCTCGATGAAGTCGCCACCGCGAAGGTGATGGCCAACGAATCGTTCCGCAAGACGCTGGGCCCCTATGCGACGCTACCGGACAAGCTGCGTGCCGTGATGCCGCGCGACTGCATGTGGGTGCGCGACGTGACGCTCAGCAACGGCTCCTGGGGCAACAAGGTCTTCCAGGTCTACAACCCGCGCGACGGCATGTACCCCATCGGCCTGGGCATCGGCCCCGGCCTGCCGCTCGGCGTGGGCGCCGCGGTGGCGGCGACGGCGCAGGGCCGCAAGACGGTGATGATGTCCGGCGACGGCGGCTTCGCCGTGAACCTGCCCGAGCTGCTGACGGCCGCGCAGGAAAAGGTCGACATGGTGATCCTCATCATGAACGACAACGGCTACGGCGTGATCAAGCACATCCAGGACGGCGGCTACGGCGGCCGGCGCTGCTACGGCGACCTGCTGCCGCCCGACTTCCAGAAGCTCGCGGAAGCCGCGCACATGCCGCACCTGCTCGCGAAAAGCATCGACGAAGTGGCGAGCCAGGTCGCCAGGGGCCTGGCGATGAAGGGACCGGTGATGGTCGAAGTGCAGATGGACAGCATCGGCCCCTTCCCGAACTACATCTCGCCGCCGCCCGTGAAGATGTGA
- a CDS encoding acyl-CoA dehydrogenase family protein yields MNVLLDDEEQLIKTSAGEFLAAESTPAVVRAAEKDPLRYSKPLWNKFADLGWLGISLPEAQGGQGLPWSYTGLVFEELGRYIAPLPVHATLVPALVIAKHGSEQQRQALLPRVIDGSLMLSWALQEKDGRWSKDAVAMKGRLEGGHVVLTGAKHFVDNFGNADQCLVVFRMQGGKGGLRAILVDTKSAGIQAEELVPTTKDREDFVRFESVRVPEANLVGQGDAVIDDLMDYAAVLFASLMEGAARRAMEMSIAYVNEREAFGQPIGSFQAIQHMAADMLNGVDGTQLLTREALWRISEALPARVEVAQAKSFGNVKCLYVVRCCQQLHGGIGFIVDTDINLWYRRVTSWSMRAGTTYEHRQLIAAALLDTPGKVRLGMTQQLPSTS; encoded by the coding sequence ATGAACGTCCTGCTCGATGATGAAGAACAGTTGATCAAGACCTCGGCCGGGGAATTCCTCGCGGCCGAATCCACGCCCGCCGTCGTGCGCGCGGCCGAGAAGGATCCGCTTCGCTACTCGAAGCCGCTGTGGAACAAGTTCGCCGACCTCGGCTGGCTCGGCATCTCGCTGCCCGAGGCCCAGGGCGGCCAGGGCCTGCCGTGGTCGTACACGGGCCTCGTCTTCGAGGAACTTGGACGCTATATCGCGCCGCTGCCGGTGCACGCGACGCTGGTGCCCGCGCTGGTGATCGCGAAACACGGATCGGAGCAGCAGAGGCAGGCGCTGCTGCCGCGCGTCATCGACGGCAGCCTGATGCTGAGCTGGGCGCTGCAGGAGAAGGACGGACGCTGGAGCAAGGACGCCGTCGCGATGAAGGGCCGCCTGGAGGGCGGGCATGTCGTGCTGACCGGCGCCAAGCATTTCGTCGACAACTTCGGCAACGCGGACCAGTGCCTCGTCGTGTTCCGCATGCAAGGCGGCAAGGGCGGACTGCGCGCGATCCTGGTCGACACGAAATCCGCCGGCATCCAGGCGGAGGAACTGGTGCCGACCACCAAGGACCGCGAGGACTTCGTGCGCTTCGAGAGCGTGCGCGTGCCCGAGGCCAACCTGGTCGGGCAGGGCGACGCCGTCATCGACGACCTGATGGACTACGCCGCGGTGCTTTTCGCCTCGCTCATGGAAGGCGCCGCGCGGCGTGCGATGGAGATGTCCATCGCCTACGTGAACGAGCGCGAAGCCTTCGGCCAGCCGATCGGCTCCTTCCAGGCGATCCAGCACATGGCCGCCGACATGCTCAATGGCGTGGACGGCACGCAGCTGCTCACGCGCGAGGCGCTGTGGCGCATCAGCGAGGCGCTGCCCGCGCGCGTGGAAGTGGCGCAGGCCAAATCTTTCGGCAACGTGAAGTGCCTGTACGTCGTGCGCTGCTGCCAGCAGCTGCACGGCGGCATCGGCTTCATCGTCGACACCGACATCAACCTCTGGTATCGCCGCGTCACCTCCTGGAGCATGCGCGCAGGCACGACCTACGAACACCGGCAGCTCATCGCAGCCGCGCTGCTCGACACGCCCGGCAAGGTCCGCCTGGGCATGACGCAGCAACTGCCCTCCACCTCCTGA